The genomic interval ATCTAAACCACTACCGTATTTTCTTTCTTTATTTTCATGTTTTTCTTTTTGATCTTCAATAAGGGTCTTTTCAAATAGAGATAATAGTAAAATAAAATGTTCTGTTTTTAATCCTGTTAAAGCTCTTAACTGTCTATCATCATAAATTCTTGGTAAAATTTCTTTTATTTTCATGTTATACTTTGATTTTTATTTTTTATAGAAATTTATTATAAAGCTTATTTATTATTTTTAATAATTTAATTTAAAGTTTATTTATTAGGCTGTATCAACTGATTGTGAATGTTATCAAGTATATATAAGCAATTGATTTTAATATATTTTATTTAGAAGAACAAGTCTATTATTAATATTATTTATATTGTGCAACTAGGCTACCAATTTAAGACGGGACATCCAGCAATTTCAAAGGGTTAGAAAACACACGCTTTCGACTATTTCTAGGAAGCGGTAACTCGCCCATTTCATTCAGTAGCCATGAAAACAAGTCTGGAAACTCGGTATCAAATAAACGCATGGCGGCGGTTGTGCCATCCTCACGTTTGATTCCGTAGTTATGAATGACCGTCAACGCGTTTAATCGCTTTTTATTCAAACCTCGCCCATTGCGATACATTTGCGATAAACAGCCATTTCGCCCTTCCACCGCAGATGAACTGCGTTGAAACTGCCTTGCCATATGCTCCGCCAATGTTAGCCATCGCTGCATTTCACTGATTGATAACTTTGCACTAAATGGGTCTGATTTGAGCTTATCAGACGCGGTTTCCCAAGCTTTTCGATAGTTTTCCTTTGACCTGCGGCTTTTAGTTTGTTCCATTTTCTGATGCCAATAAACAACGGGTAATAATGTTGTGGTCAACCAATATTCGGTATCCGCATCAAGCCCCAAATTTTGCAAGGTTTCGCGTACCCAAAGCCACCAAAAACTGATGGATACCGCTAACGGTTTTATTTGATTACGAAACTTTTTCATCACGCCTTTATGATCGTTAATCCCTTGTTTTTCCGCTATTTTTTCAAAGGCTCGCGCTCTTAACTCTAGCAACTTCTCAACCTGTTCCGCATCGTTTCTACGACTATCATTGAGTGAAAAAGGATGAACTTCATCCGCAATCCCTTGTAAGTTTTCGTGATAATCTGTTTGTATTTTTTTGGCTTCTTCAAGCTCTTTTTCAGCCGTTATCCGTGTTGTTTTAAGTCCAATAATTTTCTGCATCGTTGCCGTTTTAGAAACAGTAGACTCTGCGGTTTGCGCTGCTTGCCGCTGTTTTTCAGCCCTTGCTGCACGCCTGCCGATTTTCGCGCCTAACCAGCGACTCATATCTTGTTGAGCATGAAAAATATCTGCCCCCGATTCGCACTTAAACCCCGTCACTGCCATTTTTATCAACGCCTTAGCGCGATCACTAATCGCATGATTAACCTCAATGCCTAATGATTCTAATCGTGGCGAAACCTTTTTATACCAAGTATCGTAGCACCTATCATCGCTAATATCTTCCAACAAAAGATAGCCAGAACGTAAGTCCATTAAAACTAAAATCATAAAGTTGCCGAAAAAAGTCTCATCCAGCCCAGCAACAACTTTACGTGTTTGTTTTTTCACACTTTTTTCGCATTCTTGCTGAAACTGCGGCAATAAGACTTCCATTTTATTGATTTGAGTCCGCAGTGCGTCGGGTGATACGCCCACATGGGTGTCAATCCGTATCATTTTAAAAAACAGCGATAAAGTCTCTGCACCTACGCCTGCCTTTAATCCAAAGACATACAAGGCGGAAAACACCATTAATCTTTGCCAAGAACTACCTGCCTCGGTTTCCCATAATGATGATTCAGGATGTCGATTTCGCTTTGTTTGCGCTTGACGATGACGATGCACACTGCTTTTTGAGCGACCAACAATTGAAGCTAAGTTACGAACAGTTTGCTTGCCTGTTGTTGTAATTTCAGCGATAATTGCGTGACTAGCTGCGCGTATTTTCTGTGTTGTTCTGTTTTTTTAGTCATTAACCTATGATACAAGAATATCGCAGTTAGTTCTTTATTTTGTCCCGTCTTAAGTTGGTAGCCTGCAACTAACTTAAAATAGGATAATAGTGCATAATTATTACAAGTAACTATAGAAAAGCAATCTGTCCTATTCACAATAGTTCGGACAGTTCTTGTAACCCATTGATTTAAAAAGAATTTACCAATACATCTCGCAAATACAAAATTCTTTAAAATCAATGCCTTATAGAATTAAGACAGCTATCTTTTTTAAAACTGTCCGAAGTATTGCTATTCATGGACTAACATTAAGTCTTATATTATACGACCTTGAGATGTGAATCATAGTGTTTCTACCCATTTTTATTCCGTCTTAAGTTGATTGCAATGAATGCTGTCTTCTTTAAAGACCCCAATCATTACTATTTACTCCTCTTCATATTTTTAATGTCGCTAGTTATATTCTAGCTTTTATATGAAGATCTTTATTTTCACGCTATTAAAAATAACTTTTACTCTAAATTATGTCATCATCTAAAAATACCGTGTCTCTGTTCAGTTTTGAATTTTTCCCCCCTAAAACAGATGAAGGAGCTAACAACCTAGAAAGAGTTCAGAAAAGACTTAATAAACTCAATCCTGATTTTTTCTCAGTGACGTTTGGTGCAGGCGGTTCAACGCGGGATAAAACCTATGACACTGTGATTAAGATTCAACAAAGTGGCGTTTCAGCCGCACCTCATTTATCCTGTGTTGCCTCGACAAAAGAAAATATTGCTGAAATATTAAATGATTATAAAAATAACAAGGTTTCAAAAATTGTTGCGTTACGTGGCGATTTACCTTCGGGAATGATGTCGGCAGGTCAATTCCGTTATGCGAATGAATTGGTCGAATTTATTCGTGCAGAAACAGGTGATTTCTTTCAAATTCATGTCGCAGCCTACCCTGAAATTCATCCTCAAGCCAAGAACTCTAAAGATGATTTTGAAAATTTTAAACGTAAAGTTGATGCAGGCGCGGATGCTGTTATTACTCAATATTTTTATAATGCGGACAGCTATTTTTATTTTTTGGATGAATGTGAAAAAAATAACATTGATATTCCGATTGTTCCAGGCATTATGCCGATTACAAATTATTCACAATTATTTCGATTCTCAGATATGTGTGGCGCCGATATTCCCCGCTGGATGCGTAAACGCTTAGAACAGTTTGGTGATGATAGTGACTCTATTTGTGCTTTTGGTGAAGATGTTGTTTCTAGATTATGTCAACGTTTACTGGACAATGGCGCGCCAGGATTACATTTTTATACGATGAATAAGGCAAAACCCGTAGAAGCTATTTGGAATAATTTACGTCTTGGTGACAAGATCGCCTAATTTTTTTAACGAAAAATTCAGAGATGCAGAACATGCGTCTCTGATTTATATCCAAAAATTTATTTATCTTTTTTGTCGTAACTTCCATTGTTTGGCAACTGAATAACGCCAAATTCCTCGGATCCCCAAATAGCCAATAAGCGATGAAATAATGCCTAAAACAAAACAGCCTAAGAAAAAGGGTTGCCATATATCGCCTAACCCCGACAAAACACTTTCAACCGAAAATTCAAAGTCGCTACTGGGCGAGGGTTGAGCTAATAATTTTAATCCAATAAAATAAGCAAAATAAAACATAGGGGGCATGGTTAAAGGATTTGTTAACCACACTAACGCCACTGAAATGGGTAGGTTCGCCCGAAAATAAAAGGCACCCACGGCTGCAATAGCCATTTGTCCTGGTGTCGGTATCCACGCACAAAACAAGCCAACTGCAAATGCCATTGAAATAGAGCGGCGATTTAAATGCCAAAGATTGGGATCGTGCAGTCGATCACCCAAAAACTGAAGGTTTTTATGTTTTTTTAAGGTTTCAGGATTAGGTAAGTATTTTTTTATAAATTTTTTTGGCATAACAAAACTTCATATTTAAGAATAGTGGATCCGACATTATTTAATGAGGTACTGTCGTTATAATATTACAAATTGAGACGAATGCACACATTTAGCGCATAAATGAAACGTTCTGTCCTTTTAAATTAAGGAATGAGAACAGGGCTGTGAACGTCAATTTTTCCCGAAAAAATAGAATGCCTCACGTTATCAAGAACGTAATATTTATGCAACACTGAGTTATCGCGAGTAATTAAATGAAAGAGTCGTCAGAAAGACGGCTCTTTAACGTCACGAAAATTTTGTTTGAATTAAAATACCCAGACCTAATAGAAAATTAGTTGCCATTTTGACGCGAGGGTCATTAAAATAGCTAAAACAATTTTCTTTTTTTTATTTTATGGAACAGGTATGAAAAATTATTATCGACAGTGGACGCTTGTTATTATAATGACAAGTCTCGTCTTATCAGGTTGTTCATCACTGACGGATACGGTTGCAGCCAGTACTCAAACATTTACCAATGTGACCGATTCAACGTCTGGCTCATCAACGAACATTTCTAAAGATTCATCGCCGTCGAGTTCAAACACACAAAAAGCAATCGAATTTGCTCGTATCAATTGGATGAACCTAAGTGCCAATATGTCGAAAGGCGAAGGCGAACATTTGGCCGCCATGGCAAGTTTATTAGCAGTTCAAGAAACCCAAAAAACGGCTTTTTATAAAATGACCCAACAAAAGTTTGTGCGTCTTTTTAAGGAAGGAAAAGCCTCCGCTCCACAATTAGTAGAACAATTACAACAAGAAGTTACCCAGCTTTAATTTAAAATTTTTAAATCGGAAGGGCTAACAGGAAGTTGGCCTTTTTCAATTCGCGTTATTTAAAATTCCAATACTTACTAACGTCATCACGATAAGCCCTTAAGTGAAGACCTTTATCGGAGACAGTGAGCTGTAAAGCCCCCCGTTTAGCGGTTGAAAATGTCTTAACCCCTTGGTTTTGATAACGCTTTAATGCTTTAGCGTGCGGGAAACGATAACGATTTTTATAGCCAACAGGTATTAAAGCCCATTTGGGATCAACGTGTTTTAAAAATAAAGCCGTTGATGAGGTTTTACTCCCGTGATGAGGGACAATTAAGACATCACTTTTTAATGCTGAGGCCGCATAGTTCACGACACTTTTTTCAGCTTGTGCTTCAATATCCCCCGTTAATAAAGCACTGCCATAAATAGATTCCACCTTTAAAACACAGGAATTATTATTTTTTGATTTGAAGCGGTGTTCTCGCGGTGATAAAAACTTAAAAACAATGCCATCCCAGATCCAGCGGTCTCCTGATAAACACGCCTTAGCCAGCCCATAGCTGCTATAAATAGTCTTGACATTCAGGGTTTCAACTAACGATTTCATTCCCCCTTTATGGTCATTATCGGCGTGACTGATGATTAATCGGTCAATTTCTGAAATCCCGATACCTCGTAAATACGGGATAATTACCATTTTTCCCATATCAAAACTTTCTGAAAGTTTAACGCCCGTATCAAAGACTAATAAATGATTTTTTGTTTGAATAACGGTGGCTAAACCTTGGCCAACATCTAATAAATCAAGCCGAAATTCATTGTGCTTAAGTGTATTTTGCTTTGTAAATAAAAAAGGAAAAACAAAAAACAAAGCCAAATGACGCGCGGGAATCCCTTTAGGAGTGTAGAGCAATAAAAGGGCGATGATAACAAAGATAATCGCGGGTAAGGACACAAAGGAATGATTGACGGTGGCTAAGGGTAAAACAGCCAATTGCTCTAAAAACTCAAACAAGGCGGCTAAATTGTAATCCGCAAAATTTAATAAATACGTCGCTGTGGAGGCTGAAAAAATAAGGGTTAAAAGAGCCAGTAAAATTAAAGGAACAATAATAAAACTCACCCAAGGAATGGCAACAAAGTTAGCGAGGGGTGAAATAATTGAAACTTGCTGAAAAAATATCAGCGTTAAGGGGGCAAGCCCTAATGAGATGATAACTTGAATTTTTAAAAATGAAATGAGCCATCCTGTTTTCCCCAATCGTTTACTATTGCAATAAATAATCAACGTGATGGCTGAAAAGGAGAGCCAAAAACCGCCTGATAAAACCGCTAAGGGATCAATAATAAGGACTAAGAATAGGGCAATAGATAAGGCGGTGGAACGCAAAATATGGCGTTGATAAACAATAAAAATCATGGCCACCGCTGACATGACTAAGGCGCGTTGGGTTGGAATAGAAAACCCCGCTAATGCAGCATAAAGCGTGGCCGCTAGTAAGGCACTGTACGCGGCGATGGTTTGAGGTGAACCGTTTAAAATACCCGTCCAAACCCATAGTTTTAGGGTGAAAAAAAAGACAATTCCTGCAACTAACCCAATATGTAACCCTGAAATAGCCAGTAAATGATTCGTACCTGTTTTAGATAATAATTTCCATTGTTGATCGGTTATTTGTGAACGTTCCCCGATACTTAAGGCTTTAATTAAGGCGACCTGCGTATTTTCGTCTAAAAGTTGGTCTAATTGATCTGAAATAGACTGTCGCCAATGAGCGATGGTGTAGCGTTTATTTTTTTTAGGCTCGGCTACAGGCGGCGGTTTACGCACATAACCCGTTGCGCCAATACCGTAGGTAAACAAGAGCCGTTCATAATCAAATCCATAGGGGTTTAAACTGCCATGTGGACGTTTAAGCTTAACGGTAAAATGCCAATATTGGCCGGCTTTAAGACTTTTATCGTGGGTATACCAATTCAGGCGTAATTTATTCGGTAGATTCGCTTGGGGCGGATCAACAATAAAATCAAATCGAATCTTTCGGTCATCCTGTTTGGGTAAATTATCAATATAGCCTGCGACGTTAAGATCAACCCCTTCTTTATCGTTAGTTAAGGACTGCGATAACTGAATCTGAGCAAAAATGATCGCCCAAATAACCCCCACAAAGCACGCCACTAAATACATAGCGCGCTGATAATAACAAACAGCGGTTAAAAGACCCATCACGCCTACCCCGATGAATGTAGGCAGATGGGTTAATTGTTGAACTAAAATAATCCCTGTTAAAAAAAATAACACAAAACAGGGTATTCTTAGATTATTCACTCAAGCCGTGGGCATTTTTTCACGTAGTTTAAGAAAACGTTGATATCGAAAGGCTGAAAGGGTCTTTTTTTCAACCGCTTCTCGAACCGCACAGCCCTTATCTTTAACATGCCGACAATTATGAAAATAACAGCGTGCAATTAAGGGTTGAAATTCACGATAACCTTGGGCTAACTGGACTTCATTTAAACCCGCTAACCCAAAAATAGCCACCCCTGGACTATCAATTAAATCACCGCCATTCGGAAGATGATACAAAGTAGCCGCTGTAGTGGTATGACGACCGTGTTTAGTGATTTCTGACACGGTATTGGTCTTTAAGTTTTTTTCAGGTAATAACGTGTTGGTTAATGATGACTTTCCAACCCCCGATTGCCCTGCAAATAAACTCACTTGGTTTTTCAACGAGGCGGTTAAGGCATCAATGCCTTTCTGACTGATGGCACTCACCCGATGTATAGGATAGCCGAGGGCTTCATAATGTTTAAGTTCCGCTTCAATTTCAGTTGACGCGGGTAAATCTTGTTTATTAAACACTAATACCGCATCAATATTACGATTTTCACAAATGGCTAAATATTGGTCAATTAATAAAAAATCACAATGCGGTTCACGGGCAAAAACAACATATACTTTATCAATATTAGCCGCAACAGGGCGTGTTTTAGTGCCTCGGCTAGGACGCATTAATAACGAACGGCGCGGTAGAATTTCATCTATGCGCCCTTGTTGATTAGCTTTCGCCGTTAATAAAACCTTATCACCCACGGCAACGGTTTCTAGTTTTCGGCGGGTTTGACAGAGTATTATTTCATCATTACATTCAACAGCAATGCCTTGACCCAAATGGGAAATAACCAGTCCTTCTAAAATCGCCATTAGGATGTCATCTTTTCTTTTAAGTGGGCAATACGGATTGCAGCAGGGGGATGACTGTAATGAAATGCGGAATAAAGGGGATCAGGTGTTAACGTACTTGCATTTTCTTGATACAACTTAACCAAGCCACTAATCATTTTTGTTGCTTTTGCATTATTGGCGGCAAAATCATCGGCTTCAAATTCAAATTTACGTTGAAAATAAGCACTAATCGGTTGCATGAAGGGGGTGAAAACAGGAGAAACTAAAGTAAAGAGCAATAAGGCAGCGGCATTGGAATACTCAGGAATATAATCAACCCCCAAGCCATTAAAAAACCACGCTTGATTAATCAACGCGCCTAAAATAGCAAAGCTAATTAAGGTGGTGATGGAATTAGCGACCAACATTTTAATCACATGTTTGCATTTAAAATGACCAAGTTCATGCGCTAATACGGCTTCTAATTCTTCATCATCTAAGGATTCAATTAAGGTATCAAAAAAGACAATCCGCTTATTTTTTCCCATGCCCGTAAAGTAAGCATTTCCATGACCTGAGCGTTTTGACCCATCCATGATAAAGATGCCTTGACTATTAAAGCCGCAGCGTCCCAATAACCCTTGAATCCGTTCTTTTAATGACCCCTCTTCCATCGGAGTGAATTTATTAAATAAAGGGGCGATCACCGTTGGAAATAACCAGCTCATTAATAATGAGAAACTAATTAATAAAGCCCATGCCCATAACCACCATGTTGAACCAATGGATTCCATAATCCATAAAATCAAGCCTAATAACGGCATTCCAATCGCAAAAACTAAGCCTATTGACATCGCTTGATCTTTAAAAAATTGCGGTAAGGTACTTTTATTAAAACCGTATTTTTCTTCAATGACAAAGGTTTGATAATAACTGGTGGGCATTTCTAATAGCGTCATCACCACAAAAATACTGGCCATTGCGCCTAAGCCTGTCATCGTGGGTGAAAAACCTAAATCAGTCCAGCTTTTAAAGACTAAATCAATCGCGCCGCCTAAGGTTAAAACCAATAAAAAAATAATGCCGATGATACTATCAAAGTCACCTAGTCTTCCTTTTTCAGCGGTATAGTCAGCGGCTTTTTGATGATCGACCAAGGAAA from Methylococcales bacterium carries:
- a CDS encoding DUF6399 domain-containing protein, whose product is MHRHRQAQTKRNRHPESSLWETEAGSSWQRLMVFSALYVFGLKAGVGAETLSLFFKMIRIDTHVGVSPDALRTQINKMEVLLPQFQQECEKSVKKQTRKVVAGLDETFFGNFMILVLMDLRSGYLLLEDISDDRCYDTWYKKVSPRLESLGIEVNHAISDRAKALIKMAVTGFKCESGADIFHAQQDMSRWLGAKIGRRAARAEKQRQAAQTAESTVSKTATMQKIIGLKTTRITAEKELEEAKKIQTDYHENLQGIADEVHPFSLNDSRRNDAEQVEKLLELRARAFEKIAEKQGINDHKGVMKKFRNQIKPLAVSISFWWLWVRETLQNLGLDADTEYWLTTTLLPVVYWHQKMEQTKSRRSKENYRKAWETASDKLKSDPFSAKLSISEMQRWLTLAEHMARQFQRSSSAVEGRNGCLSQMYRNGRGLNKKRLNALTVIHNYGIKREDGTTAAMRLFDTEFPDLFSWLLNEMGELPLPRNSRKRVFSNPLKLLDVPS
- the metF gene encoding methylenetetrahydrofolate reductase [NAD(P)H], with amino-acid sequence MSSSKNTVSLFSFEFFPPKTDEGANNLERVQKRLNKLNPDFFSVTFGAGGSTRDKTYDTVIKIQQSGVSAAPHLSCVASTKENIAEILNDYKNNKVSKIVALRGDLPSGMMSAGQFRYANELVEFIRAETGDFFQIHVAAYPEIHPQAKNSKDDFENFKRKVDAGADAVITQYFYNADSYFYFLDECEKNNIDIPIVPGIMPITNYSQLFRFSDMCGADIPRWMRKRLEQFGDDSDSICAFGEDVVSRLCQRLLDNGAPGLHFYTMNKAKPVEAIWNNLRLGDKIA
- a CDS encoding DUF2062 domain-containing protein, with product MPKKFIKKYLPNPETLKKHKNLQFLGDRLHDPNLWHLNRRSISMAFAVGLFCAWIPTPGQMAIAAVGAFYFRANLPISVALVWLTNPLTMPPMFYFAYFIGLKLLAQPSPSSDFEFSVESVLSGLGDIWQPFFLGCFVLGIISSLIGYLGIRGIWRYSVAKQWKLRQKR
- a CDS encoding DUF3015 family protein gives rise to the protein MTSLVLSGCSSLTDTVAASTQTFTNVTDSTSGSSTNISKDSSPSSSNTQKAIEFARINWMNLSANMSKGEGEHLAAMASLLAVQETQKTAFYKMTQQKFVRLFKEGKASAPQLVEQLQQEVTQL
- a CDS encoding DNA internalization-related competence protein ComEC/Rec2, with protein sequence MLFFLTGIILVQQLTHLPTFIGVGVMGLLTAVCYYQRAMYLVACFVGVIWAIIFAQIQLSQSLTNDKEGVDLNVAGYIDNLPKQDDRKIRFDFIVDPPQANLPNKLRLNWYTHDKSLKAGQYWHFTVKLKRPHGSLNPYGFDYERLLFTYGIGATGYVRKPPPVAEPKKNKRYTIAHWRQSISDQLDQLLDENTQVALIKALSIGERSQITDQQWKLLSKTGTNHLLAISGLHIGLVAGIVFFFTLKLWVWTGILNGSPQTIAAYSALLAATLYAALAGFSIPTQRALVMSAVAMIFIVYQRHILRSTALSIALFLVLIIDPLAVLSGGFWLSFSAITLIIYCNSKRLGKTGWLISFLKIQVIISLGLAPLTLIFFQQVSIISPLANFVAIPWVSFIIVPLILLALLTLIFSASTATYLLNFADYNLAALFEFLEQLAVLPLATVNHSFVSLPAIIFVIIALLLLYTPKGIPARHLALFFVFPFLFTKQNTLKHNEFRLDLLDVGQGLATVIQTKNHLLVFDTGVKLSESFDMGKMVIIPYLRGIGISEIDRLIISHADNDHKGGMKSLVETLNVKTIYSSYGLAKACLSGDRWIWDGIVFKFLSPREHRFKSKNNNSCVLKVESIYGSALLTGDIEAQAEKSVVNYAASALKSDVLIVPHHGSKTSSTALFLKHVDPKWALIPVGYKNRYRFPHAKALKRYQNQGVKTFSTAKRGALQLTVSDKGLHLRAYRDDVSKYWNFK
- the rsgA gene encoding ribosome small subunit-dependent GTPase A, giving the protein MAILEGLVISHLGQGIAVECNDEIILCQTRRKLETVAVGDKVLLTAKANQQGRIDEILPRRSLLMRPSRGTKTRPVAANIDKVYVVFAREPHCDFLLIDQYLAICENRNIDAVLVFNKQDLPASTEIEAELKHYEALGYPIHRVSAISQKGIDALTASLKNQVSLFAGQSGVGKSSLTNTLLPEKNLKTNTVSEITKHGRHTTTAATLYHLPNGGDLIDSPGVAIFGLAGLNEVQLAQGYREFQPLIARCYFHNCRHVKDKGCAVREAVEKKTLSAFRYQRFLKLREKMPTA
- a CDS encoding M48 family metallopeptidase — protein: MNTFTYIFLIALVISYSIQFWLAFRQKNHVLVHRNEVPDAFKDKVSLVDHQKAADYTAEKGRLGDFDSIIGIIFLLVLTLGGAIDLVFKSWTDLGFSPTMTGLGAMASIFVVMTLLEMPTSYYQTFVIEEKYGFNKSTLPQFFKDQAMSIGLVFAIGMPLLGLILWIMESIGSTWWLWAWALLISFSLLMSWLFPTVIAPLFNKFTPMEEGSLKERIQGLLGRCGFNSQGIFIMDGSKRSGHGNAYFTGMGKNKRIVFFDTLIESLDDEELEAVLAHELGHFKCKHVIKMLVANSITTLISFAILGALINQAWFFNGLGVDYIPEYSNAAALLLFTLVSPVFTPFMQPISAYFQRKFEFEADDFAANNAKATKMISGLVKLYQENASTLTPDPLYSAFHYSHPPAAIRIAHLKEKMTS